The Microterricola viridarii genome segment CGCGATCTGGCTGCACGTGACCTCAGGCACGCGCGGTCTCGCCGACCGGATAGGCCGGCTGGTTCCGGCGCTCGTCCTGGGCGTGATCGTGATCGGCCTCGGCACCGGCGTGAGCATGCTGCTGCACCAGGACTGGTCGGCGATGCCGTCGCTGCTCGGCGTGAGCACGTGCCTGTTCCTCGGCGGCCTCGGCTTCGGCAGCTACACCTCCGCCCGCTTCCCCTACCCGGTCACGAAGCCGGGGGACAGCCCGTTCGCACAGCCGCAGTCCTCGGGAACGGCTGCAGCACTCGTGCAGTCGCTCACCCTGTTCGGCACGGTCCTGCTCGCCGCCCCGGCCGTCGGCTTCGCCGTGCTCGGCTTCACGCAGAACCCGGAGTGGCACCTGGCGTCGCTGCTCGCCGGCTGCGGTGTGGGCGTCGTGGCGCTGATCATCGGCGTCGCGGCGGGCGCGCGCACCTTCGAGCGGCGCGGGCCGGAACTGCTCGCAGCCGCCTTGCGGGCGTAGGCGCGGTATTCTTGAGGCATGTCTGAACTCTTCCGCGCGAGCATCGCCGACCCGGGTATGCCCGGCGGCGGAACGTCCACCCTCGACCGTGAGCTCGAAGAACTGCTCAACCAGGAGTCGATCGAGCCCGGCGACCACGAGCGCTTCTCGCACTATGTGAAGAAGGAGAAGATCCTGCAGTCGGCCCTGACCGGCAAGCCCGTGCGGGCACTCTGCGGCAAGAAGTGGACCCCGGGCCGCGACCCGGAGAAGTTCCCCGTCTGCCCGAGCTGCAAAGAGATCTACGAAAAGATGAAGAGCGAGTAACTCGCCTCACGCATCGACAAGCAAGAAAAGGCTCCAAAACTCAGGTTTTGGAGCCTTTTCTTGCTTCTCGATTGCGGATGCCCGTGGCCGGCGGTGCGGTCCTCGGGCTATCGGTACGTGGTCGGGATGACGGGATCGCCCAGCCCGAGACGGAACGCCTGCACCGGCAGTTCCTGCATCGCCTTAGCGCGGTGCTCGCGGGCCAACAGAGTGCCGGCGTGGCCGAGGTAGCGTTCGTCGGGCACGCCCTTGTGCGCGAGATGCACCAACAGCTCGCGCTCCGACTCGTTCGAGGTGCCGGCGGGGGTATCGGCCCCGACGCCCTGCACGTCCACGATCTCTTCCCGCGCCGTGCGCGTGGCATCCAGGCGACGGAAGGCGCTCTTGCGGCCGCCGACGCTGATCTTCTGGGCGCTGGCCTTGGCCACGGGGATCCAGTCCTCGCCGCGGTCGCCCTTGTGCGCGACCAGCTTGTAGACCATGCCGGCTGCCGGGGCGCCGGAGCCGGTGACGACGGAGGTGCCCACTCCGTAGCCGTCGACGGGGGAGCCGGAGAGGCCGGCGATGGTGTGCTCGTCCAGGTCGCTCGTGACGGTGATGCGCGTGTTGACGGCGCCGAGACTGTCCAGCTGCTCGCGCACCGCGGCCACGACCGTCGGGAGGTCGCCGGAGTCGATGCGCACGGCGCCGAGGCCGGTGCCGGCGACGGCGACGGCCAGCTCGACGCCCGCGCGGATGTCGTAGGTGTCGACCAGCAGGGTGGTGCCGGGGCCGAAGGCCGTCACCTGGGCGCGGAAGGCGTCCTCCTCGCTGTCGTGCAGCAGCGTGAATGCGTGGGCGGCGGTGCCCATCGTGGGCAGCCCCCAGCGGCGCCCGGCCTCCAGGTTGCTGGTGGCGTCGAATCCGGCGATGTAGGCGGCGCGCGCGGCGGCGACGGCGGACTGCTCGCCGGTGCGGCGGGAGCCCATCTCGGCGATCGGGCGGCCGAGCGCGACGGACACCATGCGGGCCGCTGCGCTGGCCACGGAGGTGTCGTAGTTCAGCACGCTGAGGATCAGGGTCTCCAGGATGACGCCCTCGGCGAAGCTCGACTCGACCGTCAGCAGGGGGGAGCCGGGGAAGTAGGCCTCGCCCTCGCGGTAGCCCCAGATCTCGCCGCCGAAGCGGTAGTCGGCGAGCCAGTCCAGGGTGCCCTGGCGCACAACGTTGTTCTCGCGCAGCCAGTCGAGCTCGGCATCCTCGAAGCGGAAGGCCTGGATCAGTTCGAGCAGGCGGCCGGTTCCGGCGACGATCCCGTAGCGGCGGCCGTTCGGCAGGCGCCGGGCGAAGGCCTCGAACAGGCAGGCCCTGTCGGCGGTTCCGCTCTGCATCGCTGCGTCAACCATGGTGAGTTCGTAACGGTCGGTGAGGAGGGCAGAGCTGTTCACGCAGGCCAGCCTAGTAGGGTTGATCGACGTGACGGATGCACCGATTGGGATCTTCGACTCCGGCGTTGGCGGTTTGACCGTGGCCAGGGCCGTGAAGGATCAACTGCCGAATGAGTCGATCCTCTACATCGGTGACCTCGCCCATTCTCCCTACGGGCCGAAGAAGATCGCCGCCGTGCGCGGTTACGCGCTCGAGGTGCTCGACGACCTGGTCGACCAGGGCGTGAAGATGCTCGTGATCGCATGTAACACGGCCTCCGCCGCCATGCTCCGGGATGCCAGGGAGCGCTACAGCGTGCCCGTGATCGAGGTCATCCAGCCGGCCGTGCGCCGCGCCGTCGTCAGCACCCGCAACAACCGGGTCGGCGTGATCGGAACGGCGGGCACCATCGCCTCCCGCGCCTACAACGACGCCTTCGCCGCCGCGCCAACCCTCGAGCTGTTCAGCCAGGCCTGCCCGCGTTTCGTCGAGTTCGTCGAGGCAGGTGTGACGACCGGCGCCGAGGTGCTCGCGACCGCCGAGGAGTACCTGGCCCCGCTGAAGGCGGCGGATGTCGACACCCTCGTGCTCGGCTGCACCCACTACCCGTTCCTCAAGGGCGCCATCAGCTACGTGATGGGCGAAGACGTCACGCTCGTCTCGAGCGACACGGAGACCGCGAAGGACGTCTACCGCACGCTCGTCAGCCAGGGCCTCGAGCGCACGGCGCCCGGTGCCCCCAGCTACCGCTACGAGGCTACCGGCGGCAGCACCGGCGACTTCCTCAACCTGGCCCACCGCCTCATCGGGCCCGACATCTCGACCGTCGAGCTCGTCGAGACCGGCGTCGTCAACATCGCCGGCCTCGCCGGAACCGCACCCGCACACTTCACCAAGCCCTCACTTTAGGAGACCCCGTGACCACCTTGAACAGCTCCGACCTTGTACGCGTCGATGGGCGATCCGTCAGCGACCTGCGCACCGTCACGATCGAGCGCGGCTGGAGTGACCAGGCCGAGGGCAGCGCGCTGATCTCCTTCGGCCGCACCAAGGTGCTCTGCACGGCCTCCTTCACCAACGGCGTGCCGCGCTGGATGGCCGGCAAGGGCAAGGGCTGGGTCACCGCCGAGTACTCGATGCTGCCGCGCAGCACGAACTCGCGCATGGACCGTGAGTCGGTCAAGGGCAAGATCGGCGGCCGCACCCACGAGATCAGCCGGCTCATCGGCCGCAGCCTGCGCGCAGTCGTCGACATGAAGGCGCTCGGCGAGAACACCATCGTCATTGACTGCGACGTGCTGCAGGCCGACGGCGGCACCCGCACCGCTGCCATCACCGGAGCCTACGTGGCCCTGGCCGACGCGCTCGAGTGGGGCAAGAACAAGAAGTTCCTCGCGCAGAAGGCGCAGCCGCTGATCGACAGCGTCGCCGCCGTCTCCGTCGGAATCATCGACGGCGAGCCCATGCTCGATCTGGCATACACCGAGGACGTGCGCGCCGAGACCGACATGAACGTCGTCGTCACGGGCCGCGGGCTCTTCGTCGAGGTGCAGGGAACGGCCGAGGCCGCCCCGTTCGACCGCCGCGAGCTGGACTCGCTGTTGGACCTCGCCGTCGGTGGCGCCGCGACCCTCACCGAGCTGCAGCTGGCCGCCCTGGCGACCCCGCTCGATGGCGCCGGCGCATGAGCATCGAGTTCGTGCTCGCCACCCACAACCAGCACAAGGTGGAGGAGTTCCAGCGGATCCTCGCCGAGGTGCTCCCGGATGCCGTCGTGCACGCCTACGACGGCCCTGAGCCGGTCGAGGACGGCACCACGTTCGCCGCGAATGCGTTGATCAAGGCCAGGACGGCCGCCGCGCACACCGGTCGGATCGCCCTCGCCGACGACTCAGGGATCAGCGTCGACGTGATGGGTGGAGCGCCGGGGATCTTCTCGGCACGCTGGGCCGGTGGGCACGGTGACAGCCTCGCCAACACGCAGCTGCTGCTCGATCAGCTGGCCGACATCCGTGCGCCGCACCGTTCCGCTGCCTTCCACTGCGCAATCGCACTCGTGATGCCCGCGGCGGTCGAGGGGGAGGCGGCGTTCGAGCACGTGGCTGACGGCGTCTGGCCGGGCAGCCTGGCCACAGCCGTCTCCGGCGCCCACGGCTTCGGCTACGACCCGATCTTCATCCCGGAGGGCTCGACGGTCACGGCCGCCGAGCTGGAACCCGAGGTCAAGAACGCCACCAGCCACCGCGCCCGCGCGGTCGCCGCGCTGATTCCGGTGCTGCTCGAGGCTATTGAGAATGGCACTCATTCCTAACTAGGCATATGGGCTGGCGTGGTGTGCGGAACACCGCCTAGCGTTGAGCCCATGGGACACGACCACAGCCACGCCGATCGCACGACCAACCGCACGCGGTTGCTCGTCGCGATTGGCATCATCGGCGTGTTCCTGCTGGTCGAGGTCGTCGGCGCCCTCCTCAGCGGTTCGCTGTCGCTGCTGGCTGACGCCGGCCACATGTTCTCCGACCTCACCGGTCTGATCATCGCGCTGGTCGCGACGGTCATCGCCGCCAGGCCGGCCAACGAACGGCAGACCTACGGCTACCAGCGCGCCGAGGTTTTCGCAGCGCTGTTCAACGGGGTCGTGCTCACCGTCGTCGCCGTCAGCGTGAGCATCGAGGGCATCCGTCGGCTCACCGAGTCCGGCGGCCCCGAGGTGCAGGGCGGCACCATGCTGCTGGTGGCGGTGCTCGGCTTGGCCGCGAACGTGGCCGCCATGTTCGTGCTGCGCGGGGGAGCGAAAGACTCCATCAACATGCGCGGCGCCTACCTCGAGGTGTTCGGCGACATGCTCGGATCGGTGGCGGTCATCATCGCAGCCGTCGTGATCATGACGACCGGCTTCGAGAAGGCCGACGCCATCGCCTCGCTTGCGATCGCCGTGATGATCGCGCCGCGCGCCTACTCGCTGCTGCGGGACGTGCTGCGGGTGCTCAGCCAGGCGGTGCCGGCCGACACCAATGTCGCCGACATCCGTGCGCACCTGCTGCGCACCCCCGGCGTCGTCGATGTGCACGATGTGCACGTCTGGGCGATCACGACCGGCAGCCACGTCTTCAGCGCGCACGTCGTGGTGGAGCCTGAGGTGCTGAGCGGGGATTCCGGTGGTTGCCTGCTCGACGAGCTCAGCGCGTGCCTCGAGGATCACTTCGATGTGGCCCACTCCACGTTCCAGCTGGAGCCGGCCACCCACGCGGCCCACGAGGACCATTCACACGCTTAGCGGCGCGCCTGTTGGGGCTACTCGTGGTCCTTGGTGCCGTTGAGCACCTCGGGGTCCAGCGCCAGTGCGGCGGCCTCTGCGGCATCCGTCACACCGTCGGGGCCGGCAGCACTCGACCGCTTGGCCTTGACCATCGAGCTGATGTAGTGCCAGATCGTCGGGATCAGCGTGATCGTGACCGCGCCGAGCAGGATCAGGTCGATGTACGACTGCACGAAGTGCGCCACCGGCGGGATGTATCCGAGCAGGAAGCCGAAGTAGGTGAGGCCGGCGCCCCAGAGCAGCGCGCCGATCGCGTTGTACAGCGAGTACTTCTTGTAGTTCATGTGCCCGACGCCGGCGGCGACGGGGGCGAAGGTGCGCACGATGGGCACGAAGCGGGCCAGCACGATCGCCAGCGCGCCGAAACGCTCGAAGAAGGCGTTGGTGCGGCGCACGTTCGAGACGCTGAACAGCCCGGATTCCTTGCGTTCGAAGACCGTCGGGCCGAGCTTGTGGCCGATCAGGTAGCCGACCTCGCCGCCGAGGAAGGCGGCGACGCTGATCGCGAGGCAGACCCACCAGATGTCGACGCCGAACACCAGAGAGGTGTGTGTTAGCAGGCCGGAGATGACCAGAAGCGTGTCGCCGGGCAGCAGGAAGCCGACCAGGAGTCCCGTCTCAGAGAAGACGATGGCGCACACCACCACAAGCGCCCAGGGGCCGGCCGAAGCAATGATGACTTCCGGGTCGAGCCAGGGGATGAGAGCGGTATGGATCACGTCTGGAAGTCTAGCTTTCCAGCGGGCGCCTGAGCCGGGGGCTGGCCCAAGATCATCCCTCGGATGTAGGCGCGCCTGGCGTCACTGGGTGCGCCGCGAGCTCGGCGCGCTCGGCCTTGTCAGAGCGCCATGCGCGGATGCCCGCGATGATCGATGCCGTGATCACGATTCCGGCGATGACATAGGAGCCGGCCTTCACCGCGGGAATGGATGCGGCAAAGTAGCCGATCAGCGTGATGCCGACGCCCCACGCCAGCGCTCCGACGAGATTGGCGGTGACGAAACGCAGGTATGCCATCCGGCCGACACCGGCGATCACGGGGATGAACACGCGTCCCCATGGAACGAAGCGGGCGATCACGACAGACCACCAGCCGAAGGTGGTGTAGAACCACTCGGTCTTCGCAATGGCCTTCTGTGTGCGCGGTCCGCCGCGTTTGTCGAGGTACGGCCTGCCGAATCGGCGCCCGAGCAGGAAGCCCACCTGGTCGCCGAGGAACGCCGCGATACCGACGCCGATGGTGAGCACCCAGATGTCGACGCCGGATGCGCTGGCCGCGATGAGACCGGCGGCAAAGAGAAGCGAGTCGCCGGTGACGAAGGGAACGAAAATGCCGAAGAACAGGGCGGTGCCTGCGAAGACCAAACCCCAGACGATGAGGTAGAAGATGATCGTGCCGACGTCACCCAGCAGGCCGACGAGGTCGTCGCTGACGCTGGCGGTGATGCGCACGACTACGCTGCGACTGCTGGGGTGTGCAGCTCGTCGAACAGCGCGCCGTTGAACTCGAAGGCGGCCAGCGCCTCGTCGACAACAGCTGCGGACTCCTCGTCGCTGAGAGGGAGGGCGTCAAGCTGCTCGCGGTACTCGCGCTTGAAGTGCACGTGGTTCTCGATGCCGTCGAAACGGTAGAAGGCGAGCTGCTCATCGGTGGCGGCGTAGTGGCGAGCCACCAGGCGCGAGATGGCCTGGCCACCGGAGAGGTCGCCGAGGTAGCGGGTGTAGTGGTGCGCCACGTAGCGGGGGAGTCGGTCGCGACAAGCTCGCGCAGGCGCTCGGCGT includes the following:
- a CDS encoding DUF3039 domain-containing protein, coding for MSELFRASIADPGMPGGGTSTLDRELEELLNQESIEPGDHERFSHYVKKEKILQSALTGKPVRALCGKKWTPGRDPEKFPVCPSCKEIYEKMKSE
- the murI gene encoding glutamate racemase; protein product: MTDAPIGIFDSGVGGLTVARAVKDQLPNESILYIGDLAHSPYGPKKIAAVRGYALEVLDDLVDQGVKMLVIACNTASAAMLRDARERYSVPVIEVIQPAVRRAVVSTRNNRVGVIGTAGTIASRAYNDAFAAAPTLELFSQACPRFVEFVEAGVTTGAEVLATAEEYLAPLKAADVDTLVLGCTHYPFLKGAISYVMGEDVTLVSSDTETAKDVYRTLVSQGLERTAPGAPSYRYEATGGSTGDFLNLAHRLIGPDISTVELVETGVVNIAGLAGTAPAHFTKPSL
- the rph gene encoding ribonuclease PH; amino-acid sequence: MTTLNSSDLVRVDGRSVSDLRTVTIERGWSDQAEGSALISFGRTKVLCTASFTNGVPRWMAGKGKGWVTAEYSMLPRSTNSRMDRESVKGKIGGRTHEISRLIGRSLRAVVDMKALGENTIVIDCDVLQADGGTRTAAITGAYVALADALEWGKNKKFLAQKAQPLIDSVAAVSVGIIDGEPMLDLAYTEDVRAETDMNVVVTGRGLFVEVQGTAEAAPFDRRELDSLLDLAVGGAATLTELQLAALATPLDGAGA
- a CDS encoding nicotinate phosphoribosyltransferase, translated to MVDAAMQSGTADRACLFEAFARRLPNGRRYGIVAGTGRLLELIQAFRFEDAELDWLRENNVVRQGTLDWLADYRFGGEIWGYREGEAYFPGSPLLTVESSFAEGVILETLILSVLNYDTSVASAAARMVSVALGRPIAEMGSRRTGEQSAVAAARAAYIAGFDATSNLEAGRRWGLPTMGTAAHAFTLLHDSEEDAFRAQVTAFGPGTTLLVDTYDIRAGVELAVAVAGTGLGAVRIDSGDLPTVVAAVREQLDSLGAVNTRITVTSDLDEHTIAGLSGSPVDGYGVGTSVVTGSGAPAAGMVYKLVAHKGDRGEDWIPVAKASAQKISVGGRKSAFRRLDATRTAREEIVDVQGVGADTPAGTSNESERELLVHLAHKGVPDERYLGHAGTLLAREHRAKAMQELPVQAFRLGLGDPVIPTTYR
- a CDS encoding DedA family protein, which gives rise to MHTALIPWLDPEVIIASAGPWALVVVCAIVFSETGLLVGFLLPGDTLLVISGLLTHTSLVFGVDIWWVCLAISVAAFLGGEVGYLIGHKLGPTVFERKESGLFSVSNVRRTNAFFERFGALAIVLARFVPIVRTFAPVAAGVGHMNYKKYSLYNAIGALLWGAGLTYFGFLLGYIPPVAHFVQSYIDLILLGAVTITLIPTIWHYISSMVKAKRSSAAGPDGVTDAAEAAALALDPEVLNGTKDHE
- a CDS encoding DedA family protein, with translation MRITASVSDDLVGLLGDVGTIIFYLIVWGLVFAGTALFFGIFVPFVTGDSLLFAAGLIAASASGVDIWVLTIGVGIAAFLGDQVGFLLGRRFGRPYLDKRGGPRTQKAIAKTEWFYTTFGWWSVVIARFVPWGRVFIPVIAGVGRMAYLRFVTANLVGALAWGVGITLIGYFAASIPAVKAGSYVIAGIVITASIIAGIRAWRSDKAERAELAAHPVTPGAPTSEG
- a CDS encoding cation diffusion facilitator family transporter, translating into MGHDHSHADRTTNRTRLLVAIGIIGVFLLVEVVGALLSGSLSLLADAGHMFSDLTGLIIALVATVIAARPANERQTYGYQRAEVFAALFNGVVLTVVAVSVSIEGIRRLTESGGPEVQGGTMLLVAVLGLAANVAAMFVLRGGAKDSINMRGAYLEVFGDMLGSVAVIIAAVVIMTTGFEKADAIASLAIAVMIAPRAYSLLRDVLRVLSQAVPADTNVADIRAHLLRTPGVVDVHDVHVWAITTGSHVFSAHVVVEPEVLSGDSGGCLLDELSACLEDHFDVAHSTFQLEPATHAAHEDHSHA
- the rdgB gene encoding RdgB/HAM1 family non-canonical purine NTP pyrophosphatase; translated protein: MSIEFVLATHNQHKVEEFQRILAEVLPDAVVHAYDGPEPVEDGTTFAANALIKARTAAAHTGRIALADDSGISVDVMGGAPGIFSARWAGGHGDSLANTQLLLDQLADIRAPHRSAAFHCAIALVMPAAVEGEAAFEHVADGVWPGSLATAVSGAHGFGYDPIFIPEGSTVTAAELEPEVKNATSHRARAVAALIPVLLEAIENGTHS